Below is a genomic region from Saccopteryx bilineata isolate mSacBil1 chromosome 8, mSacBil1_pri_phased_curated, whole genome shotgun sequence.
TTGGTTTTATACTCAGGGCATTCAGGAGAGAGGTTTGTATATTTAGCAGTCACTAGAGTAGGGGTAGGTAGGGGCTGTATTCAAATCCTGGGGATGGGAgagttcttttctttattttcatgctGTCAGTAAGATGGGAGATGTAAATAATTGAAAAAGTGAACACTGTTTTGCCACTTTCCTCTCATAGAAAAAGTGGCACAAAGGACCTAGAAGTCATCCCCTAACATTAAAGGCTAAGAACTCCCTTGGTGTAGATATCCTAAAAAAGTTCATAATTAACCACCAACCCTAAGGCCTTAACTTTAGACTCTCTATAAAATGTTTATCTCAAATACACAAGGAAGACACTGCTGGATGTCATAAACCCTCCAGGTGAAGCACTGCTCCCTCACTGGTCCTCTGCCCAGCTGCCTTTTATATCACATCTTTGATGTGGTTTTTCTCATCCATCTTCCAAAGTTAGTTGGCTTTTGGTCTCCCCAAATTTCTGCAACACAATAATGGAAAAgatataaaagggaaaaaatatacaataaacatACAAAGATAGATACAAAACTTTAAGTTtctgaatgtctttgatattcaatcttcaaaatggaaaaagttcTAAGTTCAAACATCATGTTTTAATCATGCAAGTTATCTTATTCTTCCTCTGACAAATACAAGCAACCTCATCTGAGCACTATTGCAGTCTAAATGAAGAAGAGCTGctgaagaaaggaggaaatgtCAAGACTGAACTTACCTCAGACTGCTGGGTAGGCCTTGGATGCTAAACTAatgcaacattttttaaattggcatCCTACACAATGCTGTTCCACAGGATGTTACTTGATGAGTTCTatactcaaaataaaaatgggaCTGTCAGGATACACTAATGTGCTCTATGATTCTTCAAGATGGAGCTACAGAAGATAGCATTTCCAACATTTGTTTGATTCAGAAACAACTCTTTTTCCAAGTAACTCATAACAACTTCCAGAAATGGTTTTCCTCTATACATCGTATATAAACATCCCACAAATATAAAATCTCAAAAGTGACTGATGTTTGTCAAAGTTTGTTTGTCTGGCAGAGCAAGACCAGAAAGTTTCTCATCACCCATTTTCTGATTTGGCTTACCAAGGTTTGCAAATCTGTCTAACTACATGCCTCTTGAACCAAATTCAATTTAGATTCAATAAACTTACTTCTTAAAAAGTGAGGctgttgaccctggccggttggctcagtggtagagcgtcggcctggtgtgcagaggtcccgggtttgattcccagccagggcacacaggagaagcgcccatctgcttctccacccctccccctctccttcctctctgtctctctcttcccatcccgcagccgaagctccattggagcaaagatggcccgggcgctggggatggctccttggcctctgccccaggcgctagagtggctctggtctcagcagagcgacgaccccccccccggaaggggcagagtgtcgccccctggtgggcgtgccgggtggatcccggtcaggcgcatgcgggagtctgtctgactgtctctccccgtttccagcttcagaaaaatacaaaaaaaataagtgaggCTGTTGAATTATTATATGTTCATAGTTATTAAATATTCACATTGCAAGTGAATTCCCAAATACCCACCTGTTCCAACTGTGTTATCACTGAATAACAGGAATAAATTATTATAGAGATAATGGTAATGAAGCCAAAGAATTTATCCAAATTAAATGTTCTCCCATGAAGAAAGGGCTAAATGTTTAGATCAGTAATGATCCAATTCTACTCTTGAGTCTTTTGAGGACATTCGGTTCTTCTAAGGACAATAATTTGATGAATGGATGGGTCTTTGCTATGATTGAATTAAGcaatatctttattaattttctttttaccttttaccCAAACAGAAATTCAAATAATACAGGTTTTATGAGCAAATCTTTACACTcctattaattttaaagatatgttAGCTAGTCTTTACCATTCCTCCTGTGTATTCTCCCCCAAATTAAACTAATATGGAAATAGTTTCATTTTGTTGAAAGACAACCCTCCTAACTAAATTAGAAACTTTTGAGTAATACCTGCCCATCATATGTCAGCTGTTAGCCTCACATTTATGCAGAAAAGACTTACACACATTTATATGAGATATTGAAGCTATTTAGTAAGAACACATTTATTAATTACAAATCTCATCCATATTTTTGCATACAAATACTAATTACTTAAATGGCTTGAGAAATGCCACTATAGTGCTAAATGAAAAAGCTATCTACTAAGCTAATAGACATGCTCTCAAAAACAGataggtaattatttttaaagaagtgatgccttaaaatagtaataacaattGACTCTAGGTCATataactttttctcattttttctgtattacttctatagttttgaaaaaattatgaaagttattttttcaatAGCACTATTCTTTGTTACTTGGCTTATTCCACTGACTCCAAACTACAATGTTAAGACACAAGTTTATGGTGAAATTCCAGAAGTCTCCTCAGGATACAAAAGGAACCCAGTAAAAACGCTGTCATCCTCAGCACTGACATACACGCCATTCCAATCTCTGGAGACTTCCAGCCAGACTTGGTCCCCTGCACTTAATTTTAGGATGGTGAGTAAAGAGACCTGGTCTATTTCATGACCATAGAGTGTTTCTCTGGATTTGAACTGCTTCTTATTCCAGGTCACCAGGCTGATCTGAGCGGGTCGGCCACTCACCGTGACATGGTAGGAAAATACATATGCCCCAGGAATACTGCAGTTAAATTTCCCAGTGACAGGGCTGTAATTCCCTTGGTCGTTATAGAAAACCTTGTCAAATTTAATAGGGACATTGGGAGGAGGGAAAGGCTTTGATAAAGCAGCGCTGAAAGCTGACCGTGCAACTCTGGTCACTTCCCCCTTGGAGCCTTTGAGGCCACGAGAGCCCTTCTTCCCAATAGATCCTCGGACCCCTTTGCTCCCAAGCTCACCCTTTGGCCCCACAGGTCCCATAAGACCAGGAGGACCTAACTCACCCTTTTCTCCTTTAGTCCCCGGCTTACCTTGGGCTCCCCGCAGACCCTCTGGGCCCCTTTCACCTTCCATCCCAATGTCTCCTTTGCtacctttctctcctttcatccccacctcccctttctgccccctcacccccctctccCCAGAATTTCCGCAGTAGCccttctctccctgctcccccttctctcctttggcCCCAGGCTCCCCATTCAAGCCCGGTGAGCCCACAGTTCCCCGGTCTCCTTTATCTCCTTTAACAGCATTCACAAACGTGTCCCCCTTCGAGCCTTTTTGTCCTTTTGCTCCTGTTGGTCCAATGTCTCCTTTATACCCTGTAGAACCAAGTCCACctgaaatggaaatttaaaataatgtttaaggaCTACATAGGCTATAAACAAAATGCTATTATCACAGGGCtcccaaaacagaaacaaaacctaTTGACTGGGGCTGGAAACCTGGTTTCTGCCTTAgtaatggctgtgggagggaactCCCATAGAGCCGCTTACCACACCTGTCTCATAAGGGGAAGAATGCTACTGAGAAGTGATATCTTATGTTAGGTCTCTTGGATCtagttctatttcattttatttttttacttttaagacaATAAAGAATAGTAAAACTATAGTtaccaattttatttcattacacTTTGCATCTTGGCCCAACCCAAGTATTCTAAATTCCATATTGCCCATCCAAACTCAAAACATCTCAGGCAGAAAAACTGAAACCTGAAAGATTCATGAGTCTTTTCCCAAAGACAGCAAAAGAGGAACAGAGTTCATACCTTTACTTCGTCTCCACATTCTGAGCCCAGTATTCACACTCCACCATGCTAGTGCACTGAATTATTATAAGAATGATAGCAATTTacatttcccttttccttctcatAACTTTGAATTTAAACAAGAAGGAAATTTGGGGCTGTACTG
It encodes:
- the OTOL1 gene encoding otolin-1 yields the protein MWMFSWLCAILIILAIADMDSIAKTTPYIKFTKKSEGKEMLNGLRPPSGLPPGKEEETPFTNMGDVAEPIPDPSIQDFVSGAATLFPFENFTLNTADFFLNCCDCCSFVPGQKGEPGETGKPGPKGKVGDMGISGPPGVIGPQGPKGQKGEKGLKGERGDEGTSGAPGYPGKPGAPGGLGSTGYKGDIGPTGAKGQKGSKGDTFVNAVKGDKGDRGTVGSPGLNGEPGAKGEKGEQGEKGYCGNSGERGVRGQKGEVGMKGEKGSKGDIGMEGERGPEGLRGAQGKPGTKGEKGELGPPGLMGPVGPKGELGSKGVRGSIGKKGSRGLKGSKGEVTRVARSAFSAALSKPFPPPNVPIKFDKVFYNDQGNYSPVTGKFNCSIPGAYVFSYHVTVSGRPAQISLVTWNKKQFKSRETLYGHEIDQVSLLTILKLSAGDQVWLEVSRDWNGVYVSAEDDSVFTGFLLYPEETSGISP